A part of Caloenas nicobarica isolate bCalNic1 chromosome 10, bCalNic1.hap1, whole genome shotgun sequence genomic DNA contains:
- the MRPS11 gene encoding small ribosomal subunit protein uS11m — MSAVAWQRLGAAWGARIAGLCRGLRTGPRSLQDVAGAAKEAENRSATDLSPLILQRNSMRWDGKVYEEIPVAHIKATYNNTHIQVVSFDNRPLARTSCGTEGFQNAKKGTAIAAQTAAMAAAAKARGKGVLHVRVMVKGLGPGRRAAIKGLTMGGLEVISITDNTPVPHNGCRPRKARRM; from the exons ATGAGCGCGGTCGCCTGGCAACGGCTCGGAGCGGCCTGGGG GGCCCGAATCGCCGGCCTGTGCCGGGGCCTCCGCACCGGCCCCCGGAGCCTGCAGGACGTGGCGGGGGCGGCGAAGGAGGCGGAGAATCGGAGCGCGACCGACCTGAG CCCTTTAATCCTGCAGAGGAACTCCATGAGATGGGATGGAAAGGTCTATGAAGAGATCCCAGTAGCTCACATCAAAGCTACGTACAACAA CACCCACATCCAAGTGGTCAGCTTTGACAACCGGCCCTTAGCCCGTACGTCCTGTGGCACAGAAGGCTTCCAGAACGCCAAGAAGGGAACTGCCATCGCAGCACAGACCGCAGccatggcagcagcagcg AAAGCACGTGGGAAGGGTGTATTACATGTACGAGTCATGGTGAAAGGACTGGGGCCAGGACGCAGA gCTGCCATCAAGGGTTTGACTATGGGAGGTCTGGAGGTCATCTCCATCACCGACAACACCCCAGTTCCACACAACGGGTGCCGCCCACGGAAAGCCAGGCGAATGTGA
- the MRPL46 gene encoding large ribosomal subunit protein mL46: MAAAAQRAVGRGRWVCTAAAPRPWRLFGAMCLLRLPRITQPLEKEEEEMAALMGQIELEKSHYSDHEIRKLEEEEQLRRRKESLYDDETTGKTVIMAQDLEDKWEQKLLGFKAAPRITDADKNNNRTSLNRRLDSNLMLLVKQKIGHQKLWLLPQAEWQPGETLRSTAERAMATFLGDHVQAKILGNAPSGVYKYKFPRAIRTEDNLGAKVFFFKAFLQSSDLSQAELKKDYLWVTKDELGDYLKPEYLKKVNGFLLDL; encoded by the exons ATGGCGGCGGCCGCGCAGCGAGCGGTGGGACGGGGCCGGTGGGTTTGCACGGCTGCTGCGCCTCGGCCCTGGCGGCTGTTCGGGGCCATGTGCCTGCTGCGGCTGCCCCGCATCACGCAGCccctggagaaggaggaggaagagatggCGGCCCTCATGGGGCAG ATCGAGCTGGAGAAAAGCCACTATTCAGACCATGAAATCCgcaagctggaggaggaggagcagctcaggaggaggaaggaaagccTGTATGATGATGAAACAACTGGCAAAACAGTCATCATGGCTCAAGACCTAGAGGATAAGTGGGAACAGAAGTTACTGGGATTCAAAGCTGCTCCACGGATAACAG ATGCTGATAAAAACAACAATCGAACATCGTTGAACAGAAGGCTGGACAGTAACCTGATGCTCCTGGTCAAACAGAAAATTGGTCATCAGAAGTTGTGGCTCCTGCCTCAAGCAGAATGGCAGCCTGGAGAGACACTGCGAAGCACAGCTGAGAGAGCCATGGCTACGTTTTTGG GAGATCACGTTCAAGCCAAAATCCTGGGGAATGCGCCGTCTGGGGTTTACAAGTATAAATTCCCCAGGGCCATCAGGACTGAGGATAACTTGGGAGCCAAAGTATTCTTCTTCAAAGCCTTCCTCCAAAGCAGCGATTTGTCCCAGGCCGAGCTGAAAAAAGACTACCTGTGGGTCACAAAGGATGAGCTGGGAGATTACTTGAAGCCAGAATACCTGAAAAAAGTCAATGGATTCCTTCTGGACTTATAG